One window of the Xiphophorus couchianus chromosome 12, X_couchianus-1.0, whole genome shotgun sequence genome contains the following:
- the bmp3 gene encoding bone morphogenetic protein 3, with amino-acid sequence MALYSRFVLVVLYGWSYLCAGFCAMLKTDSFPERLKVDFTHSVDKKYAATDDRDAHLQDTMTEHMQMLYDKYNRAGFPFRDGNTVRSFKAHWGTINNKQLQVFNLTSLTQSEDVLSATLHYYIGDLQNNTQRCFTPKHCARHGPRRHSHIHMVIWSFASVDNKMRSLGHFRINVSTLYRDFISWQWRDITRVVNQAKHHDELLIGIDVASQGPQRWKKLLSDRSPYILVYANDSAISEPESVVATLQRHHSLGGEGSISHSLQKLRERNNTEQERQLRSRHKRSANVLLPLQNNELPGPEYPYETRGWDETSPYEPIENKQPRRPRKKVRKNQRPKNPLLQFDEQTIKKARKKQWNEPRNCARRYLKVDFADIGWSEWIISPKSFDAFYCSGSCQFPMPKTLKPSNHATIQSIVRAVGVVPGIPEPCCVPEKMSSLSILFFDEDKNVVLKVYPNMTVDSCACR; translated from the exons ATGGCTCTCTACTCTCGGTTCGTGCTCGTCGTGCTTTATGGATGGAGTTATCTGTGCGCTGGATTCTGCGCGATGTTGAAAACGGACAGTTTCCCCGAGAGGTTAAAGGTGGATTTTACGCACTCGGTGGATAAAAAGTACGCCGCCACGGATGACCGGGACGCGCATTTGCAGGATACAATGACTGAGCACATGCAGATGCTTTACGACAAGTACAACCGGGCCGGGTTTCCCTTCAGGGACGGCAACACGGTTCGCAGCTTCAAAGCGCACTGGG GTACAATAAACAACaagcagctgcaggtttttaacCTCACCTCCCTCACCCAGTCTGAGGATGTTCTGTCGGCAACTCTTCATTACTACATCGGAGACCTTCAGAACAACACCCAGCGCTGCTTCACGCCCAAACACTGCGCCCGCCACGGTCCCCGGAGACACAGCCACATCCACATGGTCATCTGGAGCTTTGCTTCCGTGGACAACAAGATGAGGAGTCTGGGACACTTTCGGATAAATGTGTCCACCCTCTACAGGGACTTCATTTCGTGGCAGTGGAGGGACATAACCCGCGTGGTCAATCAGGCCAAACATCACGACGAGTTGCTCATTGGGATTGACGTCGCCTCACAAGGTCCGCAACGGTGGAAGAAGCTCCTGTCCGACCGTTCGCCCTATATCCTGGTTTACGCCAACGACTCTGCCATCTCAGAGCCTGAAAGCGTGGTAGCCACTCTCCAGAGACACCACTCACTGGGAGGAGAGGGCTCCATTTCACACAGCCTCCAAAAGCTGAGAGAGCGCAACAACACTGAGCAAGAACGACAGCTGCGCTCCAGACACAAGCGGTCAGCGAATGTTCTTCTCCCTTTGCAAAACAACGAACTTCCTGGACCCGAGTATCCGTACGAGACGAGAGGATGGGACGAGACGAGTCCGTACGAGCCGATAGAAAACAAGCAGCCCCGGCGGCCACGGAAAAAGGTCCGTAAGAATCAGCGACCCAAGAATCCCCTCCTGCAGTTTGACGAGCAGACCATCAAAAAGGCGCGAAAGAAGCAGTGGAATGAGCCGAGGAACTGCGCTCGAAGGTACCTCAAGGTGGACTTTGCGGACATCGGGTGGAGCGAATGGATTATATCGCCAAAGTCTTTTGATGCCTTCTATTGTTCGGGATCCTGCCAGTTCCCAATGCCAAAG ACTCTGAAGCCCTCGAATCACGCCACCATCCAGAGCATTGTTCGGGCCGTGGGAGTCGTACCCGGCATCCCCGAGCCGTGCTGCGTCCCAGAGAAGATGTCCTCCCTCAGCATCCTCTTCTTCGATGAGGACAAGAACGTGGTGCTGAAAGTCTACCCCAACATGACCGTCGACTCCTGCGCCTGCCGATAG